In the genome of candidate division KSB1 bacterium, the window GCGCCTGGAAGGGTGGTCAGAGCTGTTCGAGGTGAAGCGCTGGGAGGATGCCTTCGCCCGCACGGGCATCGACCCTGCCTGGTACCTGGGGCCGCGCCCGCTGGACGGGCCTCTGCCCTGGGACCACATCGATAAAGGGGTGAGCAAGCGCTTTCTGGTCGCCGAGCGCTTGAGGGCAGCAAATGCCACCGAGACCAGCGACTGCCGGCTCGATCGCTGTCACGCCTGCGGCCTGATGGAGCACGTGGCGTGCAAGGAGCTCATGGCCCGCGAACAAGTGCCAGGCCCCACGGCTCCCACCCCGGCAACGAGCCTGTACGGCAGGGGTAGAAAGAGGGCCGCGCCAGCCCCGGCGCCGGGAGTGCCCCGCCTGATGCGCATGCGTTACCGCAAGCGCGGCCTGGCACGCTTCCTTTCGCATTTGGATGTGGTGCGGGTGTTCGAGAGGGCATTCGCCCGCGCCGGCATCCAGCTGGCCTATTCGCAAGGCTTCAATCCACGGCCCAAGATCGCCTATGGGCCAGCCTTAGCCGTGGGGCACGAGAGCGAGGCAGAGTATCTGGATTTCCAGTGCCTGGCAGCTCCTCACCCAAACCTTGCCATGCTCCTGGGGGCCCAGCTGCCCGAAGGGTTGGAAGTCATGGAGATCAGACCCTTGTACGGCAAGGGGAGCTCCCTCACCGCACTCATCACCCTGGCCGAGTACGAAGTGACTTTCCTGGATGGCCCTCCCAGGCAGGACCTGGCGCAGAGGGCGGCAGCGCTCTTGGCGGAACCGGCGATTCGCGTGCAGCGGCAAAAGGCGGAAGGTACGGTCGAAGTCGACATAAGACCTTTCCTCCGTCGCATCGAGGTGCGCAAGGATGGCCAGGAGCTCTTCCTGCAGTTGGGCCTGGACAATGGCAAGACGGCGCGCGTGGAGGAAGTGCTGGCAGCCTTGCTGCAGTGCTCTGACCAGGCGCTGCCGCCGATGTCCGTCGTGCGCACCAGGCTGGCGGTCAATTTTGGGGAGGTGAGTCGCACTCCCCTGGAAGTGTAGCGTGCGAAGTGCGCAAGTATTGCATCTTTCCTTGCAACTCAGGATAGGAACATGAAGAAGGACATTGTCATAAACGTCGCCACTAGCGAAACCCGCATCGCGATCCTCGAAGACGGCCGGCTGGTGGAGCTTTTCATCGAGCGCCCGGAAAACGAGCGCATGGTGGGGGATATCTACATCGGGCGGGTCGTCAACGTCGTGAAAGGGATGGACGCTGCCTTTGTGGATATCGGTCTGCCCCAAGACGCCTTTCTCCACTTCTCCGACGTGGGAGAGACCATCCGCGCGTACGATTCGGTCATCGAGGTCAGGCAGAGGGGCAGGGAGCGGCGTCGCTCCTACCGCGGCCCGACCATTCGCGAGGGACAGGAGCTGCTGGTGCAGGTGACCAAAGAGCCCATCGGCAGCAAAGGCGCGCGCGTCACCACCGAGCTCTCCTTGCCGGGCAGGTTTTTAGTGCTCGTCCCCGACGACCCCATGATCGGCGTGTCGCGCAAGATTGCCAATGTGCGCGAGCGCAATCGCCTGAAAAAGGTTGCCAAGCGCATCTGTCCGGAAGGCTTCGGCCTCATTGTGCGCACGGTTGCCGAGGGCAAGAGCGAGGAGGTGCTGCGCAACGACCTGGAGAACCTGCTGTCCTCGTGGGAGAAACTGAACCAGAAGGCAAAACGTACCAGCCCGCCGGCCCTGGTGCATAAGGATGTGGGCATGGCCTCTAGCGTCATTCGTGACCTGTTCACCAGCGACATCAACAGCCTGGTCATCGACTCCAAGAAGCTGTACAAGGAGATTGTGGCCTACCTTCGGGATGTCGCCCCCACGCTGGTGAATCGTGTCCAGCTGTACACCAAGAGCGAACCGGTCTTTGATGCCTACAACATAGAATCCGAGATCGAGAAGAGCATCGCCCGCAAGGTGTGGCTGAAGAGCGGCGGCTACATCATCATCGACCACACCGAGGCGATGGTGGTCATCGACGTTAACAGCGGCAAGTTCTTGGGCAAACGGGACCATGAGCAGAACATCCTCAAAATCAACCTCGAGGCGGCCAGGGAGATCGCCCGGCAGCTGCGCCTCCGTGACCTTGGTGGTCTCATTGTCATCGATTTCATCGACATGACTGACGAGAAGCACAAGCAGCGGCTGTACCAGGAGTTTTTGCAGGAGTTGAAGAAGGACCGGGCGCAGGTGAACGTGGCGCCCATCAGCGAGTTCGGGCTGGTGGAGATGACCCGCGAGCGCATCCGTCCCAGTCTGCTCTATGCGTTGAGCGAGCCTTGTCCGACCTGTGAAGGGACCGGGCGGGTCACCTCCAAGACCACCGTGGCCACTCGCATCGAGCGCTGGCTGAAGCGCTTCCGCTCGCAGAGCCGTCTCCGCCGCCTGGATCTGCGCGTCCACCCCGAGATGGCCGACTTTCTGGAGAGCGGCCTCGTGAGCAAGATTAGGCAGCTAATGTGGCGCTTCCGGGTGCACATTGCCGTGGTGCCGGAGCCCAAGCTGCCCATGAACGAGTTCCGGGTTATCTCCAAGAAGACCAACGCGGACATCACCGACACATTTAAAGCTTGACAAAGAGGCGGTGATTTGCTATATTTAGCCCGCTTTTTGCCACAGCCAAGAACGACGGAGGTCGCATTTCATGTACGCAATTGTGGACATAGCAGGCAAGCAGTTCCGGGTGGAGCAAGGTGCCGAAATCATCGCCCCGAAGGTTGATGCCGAGGTAGGCGCCACCCTGGACTTTGGTCAGGTCTACCTTCTGGCCGACCAGGGGCAGGTGCGCGTGGGCACACCGACTATCGAAGGGGCAACCGTGCAGGCGACAGTGGTTGCACACGGTCGTGGTCCCAAGATCATCGTCTTCAAGAAGAAGCGCCGCAAAGGCTACAAGGTCAAGAAGGGGCATCGGCAGCACTACACCCGGCTGAAGATTGAGAAGATCCTTGCCGCGTGAGCGGCTGTTGACCGTGAGGAGGTTGAGAGCATGGCACACAAGAAAGGTGTTGGCAGTTCCAGAAACGGCCGCGACAGCAATCCCCAGATGCTGGGCGTCAAGCGCTTCGATGGCCAGTTGGTGACTGCCGGAAGCATTTTGGTCCGCCAGCGCGGCACGCACATCCATCCGGGGGCCAATGTGGGCATTGGCAAAGACAACACCCTTTTTGCGCTGGTAGACGGCAGAGTCAAGTTCGAGCGTCGCGGCAGAGACAGGAAAGTGGTCAGCGTGTACGCTTGAACGATGCAGGGCAGAGGAGTGAAGGTGGGTTCCTGAGGATGTGGGCCCACCTTTTTGTTTGCTCAAGATTGCAGTCGCAAAGAGAGGAGGGACCTGACCATGAACATTACCTGGCTCGGGCATGATGCCTTCCTGTTCGAGACGGCCAAAGGGGTCAAAGTCCTCAGCGACCCTTATGTGGCTGGCTCCTACGACGGAGCAGTCGGCTACAAGCCGATCACTGAGGTGGTGGACGTGGTCTTTGTGAGCCATGCCAGCCACCCTGACCACGCGGGGCACAAGAACCTCCCCGGGGCGCCAGAAGTGGTACTGGGCGCTGGCCGCCATGAGGCGAAAGGGATCACCTTCAAGGGGGTGGCCACCTTTCACGACAAGTCCGGCGGCAAAGAGCGCGGCCACAATACCGTGTTCGTGATGGAGGCAGATGAGCTGCGTATCTGCCACTGCGGTGACCTTGGCCACACGCTCGCGCCTGCGCAAGTGCAGGAGATCGGCGCCGTGGACATCCTCTTTGTGCCAGTCGGGGGATTTTTCACCATAGACCATCGCGAAGCATGGGAGGTGGTCGAGGCACTCAAGCCGAAGATCGTGGTGCCCATGCACTACAAGACCGATGTGCTGGGCTTCCCCTTGGACAAAGTCGATGAGTTCCTGAAAGGCAAACGGAACGTGGAGCGCATCAAGGGCAGCAGCTTCGAGGTCAGCAAAGAGACCCTGCCCAAGGAGAGGAAGATCGTGGTCATCGAGGAGCATCTGCTATGAGAGACGTGCACGTCAACGACATTGTGAAGACGGTAGCGGAGCTCTGCATCGCCGCCAATTATCAGCTGGATGAGGATGTTATCGAGAGCTTCAAGCGCTTTCGGGAGAAGGAAGAGTCGCCTACCGCCCGGGCGATTTTGGACCAGCTCATCGAAAATGCCGCCATTGCCCGCGAAGGCCAGTTTCCCATGTGCCAGGATACCGGCTTCGCCGTCCTCTTCGTGGAGATCGGTCAAGACGTGCACGTTGTCGGCGGCGACCTTTGGGCAGCGCTCAACGAAGGTGTGCGCAAGGGGTACGGAGAGGGCTATCTGCGCAAGTCCATAGTCGGCGATCCGCTGCGTCGGGTGAACACCAAGGACAACACCCCGCCGGTGGTGTGGACGGAAATTGTGCCGGGTGACAAGATTACCATCACCGTTGCCCCCAAAGGGGGAGGCAGCGAGAACATGAGTGAGGTGCGCATGCTCCGCCCGGCCGATGGCCTGGAGGGGGTGAAGAACTTTGTCGTGGACCGGGTGAGTCGCTCTGGAGGCAACCCCTGTCCGCCGGTGATCGTCGGCGTGGGCATTGGTGGCACCTTCGAAAAGTGCGCATGGTTGGCCAAGAAGGCGTTGCTGCGGCCCATTGGCCAGCGCCACCCGGACCCTTTTTATGCCGAAATGGAGGTTGAGCTCTTAGAGCGCATCAACAGGTTAGGCATCGGACCGCAAGGGCTTGGCGGCCGGACCACTGCGCTTGATGTGCATGTGGAAGTGTACCCGTGCCACATCGCTTCGCTGCCGGCCGCGGTGAACACGCAATGCCATGCCGCCCGGCACAAGACGGCGGTCATCTGAGCGCCTGCAACGTACACCATGAACGCGTGAGGGAGTCAACCATGGCAGATGCAATCAGGATCACCACGCCGCTGACCGACGAGCAAGTGGAAAAGCTGCGCGTGGGCGACAGTGTGTTGATTACCGGTGTCATCTACACGGGGCGAGACGCGGCGCACAAGCGTTTGGTCGACCTGCTGGCCGAGGGCAAACCGCTGCCCATCGACGTGAAGGGGCAGCTCATCTACTACGTGGGGCCATCACCGGCCAGGCCGGGCATGCCGATTGGTTCGGCGGGGCCCACCACCAGCTATCGCATGGACCCCTACGCGCCAACGCTGATCCGACAGGGACTGAAGGGCATGATCGGCAAGGGGGAGATGGGGCCGGAGGTGGCCGAGGCACTGCGCACGCACAAGGCAGTCTATTTTGCCGCAGTCGGGGGTGCAGCCGCCCTGATCGCCAAGTCGATCCTCAAGTCGGAAGTCGTTGCCTACGAGGACCTGGGCGCCGAGGCCATCCAGCGGTTGGAGGTGCGTGACTTTCCCGCCATCGTGGCCCAGGACTGCCACGGTGGCAACATCTACAAAGAGGGGCGGGCGAAGTACGAGGTGAAGTGACCTGCAGAGTCAGCTGGTTTTGGGCAAGACTACATAACATACGGGACAGTCCGGAGGCAGCGGTAGTGGGGTCAGTTGTCCGAGCCAACAGAGGTAGGGTTCATGGAGCAGAACGAGGTCTCGATTGCTTTTGAGATCGTCCTCGAGGAACTCGACAGCGCAATTGCCGCGATCAATCGAGAAGGCGCGCGCGCCTTTGAGGGCGGCAGGTACGATGCCGCCAGGGAACTGATGGAGAAGGGGTCGCAAATGACGGCTCTTCGCTCTAAGGTCAGCGAACTGCAACGAGAATGGCTTGCTATCTCTTCCGCCGTCAAGGCTTCCAGGCGAGCCCGGAGGAGCCGAAAAGTGGCTGAGAGACTGAAGCGTGGCCTGAGAACGCCTGAAAGTGAGTTTCGCCTGCCGATTCTCGAGAGCTTGGTAGAGCTTGGGGGCTCTGCCTCAATGGCGGAAGTTCTCGACAGAGTGGAGTCGAAAATCGCCCACCGCTTGAAGGCTTACGATCACCAGCCGCTTCCCTCTGATCCCGGGCAGATCCGCTGGCGCAATACCGCCCGGTGGGCCCGTAACTCTATAGTGAGGGAAGGCCTCCTCGCTTCCGACTCGCCAAGGGGAATGTGGGAGATCACTAGTGCGGGCAGAAGATGGCTGGCTGCGTCAGCTGAGCGGCTATGAGCGAGGGCGTCGTGCCGCCAGCTCTAGTGTTAGAGCGTTGCGCGTCGAGGTTGTAGGAAGGGGTGCCGTCACAATTGTGCACGGGGTGGCTTATGCCAAAACTTAGCGAGATCAGACTGGAGCGACATGAGTTCATTAAGCTCAATAGCATCCCCTGGTTCGCAGAGGACGCCAACCATCCGGGGCTAGCGGCAGGAGGGACGTACCTTCTCAGCGGCCCACCAGGGGGCGGCAAGACCACGTTAGCTCTGCAGATAGCTACCGACTTCGCTAGCACGGGGCACAAGGTCCTATATCTCGCGCTTGAACAGTCCCCGTCCGATATCAAGCACAAGATCGAGAGTCAGATATTCGCTCACCGCCGCGGAAACGACCCCGAGGCAGTTAGGTCAACCAGTTGGCTGGATGGTCTCGAGAAAACGCGAGAGCACATTAAGAGACACCAATTGCTAGAACAGGCTGAGAAGAGGGTTGGAGAAAACCTCGCCATCGATGCGTCAGTGAGTGGGATGGAGGGACTTCCGGACTTCCTTGCCCGCCACGTCTTGGGTCAGAAGGCACCTTATGCGGGAGTCGACCTTGTGGTAGTTGACTCCCTTCAGGGGTTAGGGACGGCCCCTACCTCGTCAAAGCCCTATCAACGTCTCTTCGAGTTCAATCGCTGGGCTAAGGAACATGGGTTTACCGTCCTTCTCATCGGTCACATCACGAAGGGCGGGGCTATCGCGGGGCCCCGGAGCCTTGAGCACAACGTCGACTGCGTGCTCTACCTGCGCAAAGCAATGAGGCTGCGCCCCCTCTTCGTCCCAAAGAACCGTTTTGGGCCAGAGCGGCATGAGCCACTTACTTTGGTCATGACCAACGACGGCTGCCTGGAGAAGTCTAAGCACGTCACGGCCAAAGCAAGTCAAGCCTTCGGTTTCCTGCCGGGCAGTCCAGGAGACCTTATCGAGGTACAGGCCCTGGTGAAGCTACCCAAATACGGCGATCGCCCCGGAATCAAGGCTCCCTATCTACCTCGTCAGAAATTGACCCAACTTGTGGGCATTGTCAGCGCTATGCACGACATTGACATCTCGGACCTTACCTTCGAAATCAATTGTGCCCTGCCTGGTGGCAGACCATACCACGTGACTCTCGACCTGCCTCTGGCTATGAGCATGCTGTCCTCGTATTTCCAGAGAGAAATACCTCTTGGCACCTTGTTTGTCGGTGAGCTGGACCTGTTCCAGAAGATCCGCCCCGTCTCCCCGGCGTTTTGCCAAGCGCTCAGCCGCACGCTCGTTCCGGGCGAACAATCCCCACTGGCCCACTGTGTGGAGCGCTTGTTCATCGCTGCCGAGAACGCACAGGAGGTAGGTCAATCTCTGGCTCAAAATGGGGTAGTCATCAATGTGACAGGTGTGGGTACCCTTGACGAAGTTATTCGGACCATTTGGCCAGACGTCGTTGAATCAACTGGAGAGGCTGAATAGATCTCCGCAGCTTCGCCCCCACACCATTCTGGCAGTGCACTCCTGCAAGGAGGACTCCCCGCAGCGGGAAGCGCTTTGCAAACCCCAATCGCAAGAGTCCTGAGGCAGCCTTACAGTCTCATCGCCCTCTCCCCCCGCCGCAACGTGAGCAGCACCATCTCCGGTGGACAGTTGAAGCGCGCAAAGACCGAGCCGGAGCCCACGCCCGTGCTGGTGAAGCCCAGCATGCCATCGTAGCGCCAGAAGCCGCGATGCAAGGCCATGGGGGCGCGCATGTTCTTGACCAAGGAACCGATCCCCGGGAGCAGCACTTGCCCGCCGTGCGTGTGGCCGCACAGGTAGAGAGCCACCCCCGCCCTGGCCGCCTCGGCATAGGCCTCCGGGGAATGGGCAAGGAGGATGGTGAACTCGCCGGACGGCACAGACTTCATGGCCACGGCCACATCGTGCGCCCGGTAGAGATGTGGGTCATCGACACCGCCGAGCCAGAGGCGCTCCCCCTGGCGGACGACCGCATGTGCGCGGTTGTCGAGGACGTGCACGCCAAGAGCGGCCAGTTCGGCGATGAGTTGGGCGCTGTCGTGGTTGCCGCGCACCGCGAAAATCCCCTCGTGGGCGTTGATGGCCTGAACGATGGGTCTCAAGAGCTCTAGCGCAGGCCGGTGGTCTCCGAGGATGCGTCGGCGGAAGTCGCCCGCAAGGCAAGCCACGTCCACCTCCAAGCCGCCCAGCCTCTCCAGCACCACCTGCGGCAGGTCCGGATCCTGGTCAATGTGGAGATCGGACATGAGGAGCAAGCGGAAGCCGGCGAAAGGAACCGGCAGAGAGGGAAAAGCCAGCTCCTCGTGCCGGAGGCGCACGTCCAGCGCGTTTCTTCGGCCCTGCTCCTGCAGCCGCAACAGCGGGAGAATCACCCTGCCTGGGTGCAAGGATGCCTTCAGGTCTTCAAGCCAAAGTGCTAACCTGCCAGGCCGGCCGCTTGCCAACGTTCTTCGCTCCCGGCTACTTGGACAGAAGCAGGCGGATGGCCGTGTAGACCAGGAAGATGCCCAGCCCCTTCTTGGCGTACACCGCCGGCAGGTTGGCGATGAGTGTGGCCCCGATCACCGCGCCGACTATGCCGCCAATGCCAGCCGGAAGGGCGATGTGGGAATCGACGTTGTGGAGGGTAAAGTGCCGCAGCGCACCTGCTATGGAGATGGGGATGATGACGGCCAAAGAAGTGCCGATGGCCACGTGCGTCTCTACCTTCATGAAAAGGACCATCACCGGCACCATGAGCACCCCGCCCCCGATGCCAAAAGCACCCCCAAGAATCCCCGCGGTCATTCCTAAGAGCGCAAAGTAAAGGTTCTGCATACCGGTCTCTTGCTCCTCAGTTCTGTTCCTGTTCGATCGGCACAGAGGCAAACTGGCGAAGTCCCTCTGCCAATTCTCGCAAGCGGGCGTCCACGCGCGCATTGACCGTCCCCTCGGGGAAGCGACCGTCGGGGCCGCGCTCGCCTGCCGGAACGCCCGTCAGAATGGTGATGCCTTGGTCGGCGGTGTCCACCGGATAGATGTGGAACATGCCTTTCTTCACGGCCTCCACCACTTCCTTGTGCAACGCCAGGTCATCAACGTTCCGCCGCGGGATGATGACCCCTTGCTGCCCGGTGAGGCCTCGCACCTCACACACGCGGTAAAAGCCCTCGATCTTCTCGTTGACTCCGCCGATGGGTTGAATCTCGCCCTTCTGGTTCACGGAGCCTGTCACGGCGATGTCCTGGCGCAAGGGCAGATCAGCCAGGCTGGAGAGCAGGGCGTAGATCTCGGTGGAAGAGGCGCTGTCGCCATCCACCCCGCTGTAATTCTGTTCAAAGCAGATGCTGGCGCTCATGCTTAGAGGCTTGTCCTGGGCGAATTTGCCGCGCAGGTAGCCGGCCAAGATCAGCACGCCCTTGTTGTGCGTGGGGCCGCTCAGCTCTGCCTCCCGCTCGATGTTGATGATGCCGGCGCGTCCCATGGCCGTCTGCGCGGTGATACGGCAGGGGTGACCGAACGCATAGTCCCCCAGGTCGATGACCGACAAGCCGTTGACCTGGCCGACCTTGCTGCCCTCGGTGTCGATCATCAACGTGCCTTCCGCAATCAGCTCGCGGATCTTGTCCTCGATGAGGCTCACTCGCTCCACCTTCTCTTCCAAGGCCTTGTCCACGTGCTTGGCGGTGACGATGGTGGCTTTTTCCTGGGCAGCCCAGTAGTGCGCCTCGCGCACCAGGTCGGCGATGTAGTTGAAACGGGTGGAGAGCTTGTTCTGGCGGCCAGCTAAGCGCACGCCGTATTCGACCACTGCCGCCACGGCCGAGCGGTCGAAATGTAGCAGCTTCTCGTCACTGCAGATTTTGCGGATGAATGAGGCGTACTGGAGCACGTTCGGCTCGCCACGCGGCATGACGCTGTCAAAGTCCGCCTTCACCTTGAAGATTTTCTTAAAGTCGTCGTCCTGATAAAAGAGCACCTGATAAATCCACGGGTCGCCGATCATGATCACTTTGACGTCGGTCTGGATGGGCTCCGGTTTCAGTGCCGTGGAGGCGAACATGAAGAACGGCTCGAAGCTCTGGATCTCCACTTGTCGGTTGCGCAGGGTGCGCTTCAGGGTCTGCCAGACGCCTGGTTCTACCAGGGCATCCAAGGCGTTGATCACTAAGAAGCCGCCATTGGCGCGCAGAAAAGAGCCGGCTTTGATCCTGGTAAAGTCGGCGCGCCACATGCCGCGGCTGTCCACCGCCCGTTCGATGGTGCCGAAAAGGTTCTGGTAGGTAGGTGAATTCTCAAAGATGACCGGTGCCCCCTTGGTCTCGGCATTATCGACGATGAGGTTGACCTGGTAGTCCAGAAAAGGGTCAACGCCGCCGGAGGAGCCGCGCTCGCCTTCACCGTCCGCCCTGCGGAAGAGGTCCAGTCGCTCCAGGATGCTCTCTTGCACCTCATCCAGGTAGCGATGCACCTTCCTATCTTTGTATTTCTCCTTCAGGTCGGCTATTGCCGGCGCTACCAGGTCATGGGCAAAATGGGCGTCCAGTTCGCTCAGCTTCCGCCGCAGGGCAGCCTGGCTCTTGCGCAGTTCCTTGAGCACATTGGGCAGCTCTTTGAGCAGCTCGGGATAAGCTTTCTTGAGACGTGCGGCGTCGGCTGCTGGCAGACGATTTTGGGCCACCAACAGGTCCAGCTGCTCCATTGGCACAGGTGAGCCCTCGATAATCGGCACTAAGTCGGGCTTGGTCATCGGCCCCACCTGCACCTGAATGACGGCAAAGCCCTCCTTGCGTGCCCGCGCTTCGAAGGCCTCGACCACTTTGCGCTCCTGCTCACCGTACGAGTCCAGCAGGCGCTGGCGGCGTTGGGCGTATTGGTCGCTCTCGAAAAGTTGCGGGATCTGCCTGCGCAGCGCGGCGATCGTCTCCGCCATCTCCTTGCGGAAGGCCCTGCCCTTTCCTGCCGGCAGGCTAATGGCCATGGGGGCATCAGGATTCTTGAAATTGTTCACGTACAGCTTGTCGTCGGGAATTGCTTGGCCACGGCGGCTTGCCAGCAGGCGGCGCACCGTGGTGGTGCGGCCTGTGCCCGCCTGGCCAGTCACGAAGATATTGTAACCCACGCTGCTGATGTCCAACCCCATGCGCAGGGCCTGCACTGCGCGATCTTGTCCCAGAATCTTCTCTGCTATGGAAACCTCTGCAGTTGAGGAAAACGGCAGGGTTGCTGGATCACAGTGCCAGCGGAGGCGCTCGACCGGCACCTCCTCAAACTGCGGCTTCTTCATTGCTTCCTCCAACAGAGGCAGGAACGGCTCCAGGCGCAGGAGCCTCTCCCCACGATGTAGCGGTTCGCCGCCGGAGACAGCCCGGCGCGGCGAACGCGGCTGCGCGATCTTCTTGTCGCACCTATCATTGGACTTTTACCTGAGCGGCGAGGACTACTTTGACCGTGCGTTCCTTGACCGACCAGCCTTCCGCTTGTTCCTCGAACACGTTGCGCCCCGTGTAGGTGCTCAGGCCAAAGTCCACCGAGAGGTCAAAACTTACCCGGGACGACTGTATCCCTGCGCCGGCCGAGAAAGCTAGCCCGGCGATGGCATCCCCACGATGGCTGGATGGTTCAGTGGCGAATTCACGCTCCAGGCGCGGGTCGGTGTGAAAGCCGAGGCGCACGGGGAGAACCACCTCTCTGATAGGGAACAGGTACTCTACTCCCACATGGAGGCTATTGGCATCCGGCAGAGGCAGGCCAGGAGCCGTGATGGCCGAATCCAATGACGCCTTCGACCAGCCTGCCCAATGGAAGTCGAAGGCCAGACAAAGCCGTTGCGCCGGTCGCACGG includes:
- a CDS encoding Rne/Rng family ribonuclease yields the protein MKKDIVINVATSETRIAILEDGRLVELFIERPENERMVGDIYIGRVVNVVKGMDAAFVDIGLPQDAFLHFSDVGETIRAYDSVIEVRQRGRERRRSYRGPTIREGQELLVQVTKEPIGSKGARVTTELSLPGRFLVLVPDDPMIGVSRKIANVRERNRLKKVAKRICPEGFGLIVRTVAEGKSEEVLRNDLENLLSSWEKLNQKAKRTSPPALVHKDVGMASSVIRDLFTSDINSLVIDSKKLYKEIVAYLRDVAPTLVNRVQLYTKSEPVFDAYNIESEIEKSIARKVWLKSGGYIIIDHTEAMVVIDVNSGKFLGKRDHEQNILKINLEAAREIARQLRLRDLGGLIVIDFIDMTDEKHKQRLYQEFLQELKKDRAQVNVAPISEFGLVEMTRERIRPSLLYALSEPCPTCEGTGRVTSKTTVATRIERWLKRFRSQSRLRRLDLRVHPEMADFLESGLVSKIRQLMWRFRVHIAVVPEPKLPMNEFRVISKKTNADITDTFKA
- the rplU gene encoding 50S ribosomal protein L21, with protein sequence MYAIVDIAGKQFRVEQGAEIIAPKVDAEVGATLDFGQVYLLADQGQVRVGTPTIEGATVQATVVAHGRGPKIIVFKKKRRKGYKVKKGHRQHYTRLKIEKILAA
- the rpmA gene encoding 50S ribosomal protein L27 yields the protein MAHKKGVGSSRNGRDSNPQMLGVKRFDGQLVTAGSILVRQRGTHIHPGANVGIGKDNTLFALVDGRVKFERRGRDRKVVSVYA
- a CDS encoding MBL fold metallo-hydrolase, which gives rise to MNITWLGHDAFLFETAKGVKVLSDPYVAGSYDGAVGYKPITEVVDVVFVSHASHPDHAGHKNLPGAPEVVLGAGRHEAKGITFKGVATFHDKSGGKERGHNTVFVMEADELRICHCGDLGHTLAPAQVQEIGAVDILFVPVGGFFTIDHREAWEVVEALKPKIVVPMHYKTDVLGFPLDKVDEFLKGKRNVERIKGSSFEVSKETLPKERKIVVIEEHLL
- a CDS encoding fumarate hydratase, which translates into the protein MRDVHVNDIVKTVAELCIAANYQLDEDVIESFKRFREKEESPTARAILDQLIENAAIAREGQFPMCQDTGFAVLFVEIGQDVHVVGGDLWAALNEGVRKGYGEGYLRKSIVGDPLRRVNTKDNTPPVVWTEIVPGDKITITVAPKGGGSENMSEVRMLRPADGLEGVKNFVVDRVSRSGGNPCPPVIVGVGIGGTFEKCAWLAKKALLRPIGQRHPDPFYAEMEVELLERINRLGIGPQGLGGRTTALDVHVEVYPCHIASLPAAVNTQCHAARHKTAVI
- a CDS encoding Fe-S-containing hydro-lyase, yielding MADAIRITTPLTDEQVEKLRVGDSVLITGVIYTGRDAAHKRLVDLLAEGKPLPIDVKGQLIYYVGPSPARPGMPIGSAGPTTSYRMDPYAPTLIRQGLKGMIGKGEMGPEVAEALRTHKAVYFAAVGGAAALIAKSILKSEVVAYEDLGAEAIQRLEVRDFPAIVAQDCHGGNIYKEGRAKYEVK
- a CDS encoding winged helix-turn-helix domain-containing protein — its product is MEQNEVSIAFEIVLEELDSAIAAINREGARAFEGGRYDAARELMEKGSQMTALRSKVSELQREWLAISSAVKASRRARRSRKVAERLKRGLRTPESEFRLPILESLVELGGSASMAEVLDRVESKIAHRLKAYDHQPLPSDPGQIRWRNTARWARNSIVREGLLASDSPRGMWEITSAGRRWLAASAERL
- a CDS encoding AAA family ATPase; the encoded protein is MPKLSEIRLERHEFIKLNSIPWFAEDANHPGLAAGGTYLLSGPPGGGKTTLALQIATDFASTGHKVLYLALEQSPSDIKHKIESQIFAHRRGNDPEAVRSTSWLDGLEKTREHIKRHQLLEQAEKRVGENLAIDASVSGMEGLPDFLARHVLGQKAPYAGVDLVVVDSLQGLGTAPTSSKPYQRLFEFNRWAKEHGFTVLLIGHITKGGAIAGPRSLEHNVDCVLYLRKAMRLRPLFVPKNRFGPERHEPLTLVMTNDGCLEKSKHVTAKASQAFGFLPGSPGDLIEVQALVKLPKYGDRPGIKAPYLPRQKLTQLVGIVSAMHDIDISDLTFEINCALPGGRPYHVTLDLPLAMSMLSSYFQREIPLGTLFVGELDLFQKIRPVSPAFCQALSRTLVPGEQSPLAHCVERLFIAAENAQEVGQSLAQNGVVINVTGVGTLDEVIRTIWPDVVESTGEAE
- a CDS encoding metallophosphoesterase family protein, whose product is MASGRPGRLALWLEDLKASLHPGRVILPLLRLQEQGRRNALDVRLRHEELAFPSLPVPFAGFRLLLMSDLHIDQDPDLPQVVLERLGGLEVDVACLAGDFRRRILGDHRPALELLRPIVQAINAHEGIFAVRGNHDSAQLIAELAALGVHVLDNRAHAVVRQGERLWLGGVDDPHLYRAHDVAVAMKSVPSGEFTILLAHSPEAYAEAARAGVALYLCGHTHGGQVLLPGIGSLVKNMRAPMALHRGFWRYDGMLGFTSTGVGSGSVFARFNCPPEMVLLTLRRGERAMRL
- a CDS encoding sulfite exporter TauE/SafE family protein, which codes for MQNLYFALLGMTAGILGGAFGIGGGVLMVPVMVLFMKVETHVAIGTSLAVIIPISIAGALRHFTLHNVDSHIALPAGIGGIVGAVIGATLIANLPAVYAKKGLGIFLVYTAIRLLLSK
- a CDS encoding AAA family ATPase; this encodes MKKPQFEEVPVERLRWHCDPATLPFSSTAEVSIAEKILGQDRAVQALRMGLDISSVGYNIFVTGQAGTGRTTTVRRLLASRRGQAIPDDKLYVNNFKNPDAPMAISLPAGKGRAFRKEMAETIAALRRQIPQLFESDQYAQRRQRLLDSYGEQERKVVEAFEARARKEGFAVIQVQVGPMTKPDLVPIIEGSPVPMEQLDLLVAQNRLPAADAARLKKAYPELLKELPNVLKELRKSQAALRRKLSELDAHFAHDLVAPAIADLKEKYKDRKVHRYLDEVQESILERLDLFRRADGEGERGSSGGVDPFLDYQVNLIVDNAETKGAPVIFENSPTYQNLFGTIERAVDSRGMWRADFTRIKAGSFLRANGGFLVINALDALVEPGVWQTLKRTLRNRQVEIQSFEPFFMFASTALKPEPIQTDVKVIMIGDPWIYQVLFYQDDDFKKIFKVKADFDSVMPRGEPNVLQYASFIRKICSDEKLLHFDRSAVAAVVEYGVRLAGRQNKLSTRFNYIADLVREAHYWAAQEKATIVTAKHVDKALEEKVERVSLIEDKIRELIAEGTLMIDTEGSKVGQVNGLSVIDLGDYAFGHPCRITAQTAMGRAGIINIEREAELSGPTHNKGVLILAGYLRGKFAQDKPLSMSASICFEQNYSGVDGDSASSTEIYALLSSLADLPLRQDIAVTGSVNQKGEIQPIGGVNEKIEGFYRVCEVRGLTGQQGVIIPRRNVDDLALHKEVVEAVKKGMFHIYPVDTADQGITILTGVPAGERGPDGRFPEGTVNARVDARLRELAEGLRQFASVPIEQEQN